CTGTTCAGCGAGACGCCAGGCACGCGGCGTCATGCCGGTCTCCCGCCTGAAGAAGCGGTTGAAATAAGCGGGATCGGCAAAACCAAGCCCTTCGGCGATCATCTGCACGCTGGAGACAGTAAAGACCAGTTCCTGCTGGGCGATTTCGATCTGACGCTTAGCGATCAGCCGCTGCAGGCTGAGGCCGGAGACCGAACGGACGAGCCTGTTGAGATGGGTTTCGGAAAGGCCGAGCTTCCTGGCATAAAACCCGGCTTTCTGCGGCTCGCGGATATGGCGGGCGATCAGCGATAGCAGCCGTTCGAAACGCTGTTCGGCAAGACCTTCGCCGCTCGTTTCGAGAAGCGGCCGCGCCGCCCGTGAAAGAAGCGAGACCACAGTGGCGAGCTGGCCTTCGATCATCGCATCGCGACCAATCTCGCGCACCTCATATTCCGCGGAAATCCGTTCGAACCCGCTGCGCAGGCCTTCTTTCTCGGTGAAATCCCGCAAGGGCAGAAGCACCGGCTGCTGGAAATTGCGCAGTAACAAGGCCTGCACCGATGCCGGCAGCGCGCCGGGCAGCATGGTAACGATCACCCCGCCAATATCGCGGGAAAAACGAAAGCCATGTTCGAAACCCGGGGGCACAATGATGGCGACCGGCGGGCGGATCGGCTCGATGCGGCCGTCCAGCAACGCATCGCCCTCGCCGCCGAAAATGTACAAGATTTGCAGAAAGGCGGAATGATGGTGCAGGCCGATTTCGAAACGGTGCAGGCTGCTTCTCGAGAAAAGCGTCTCGCAATGGAAGCGAAAATCGGTGCCTTGCGCGGCTTCATCGCCATAAAGCCCGTCATTGGCAGCAACCCGCATCTCACCCCACTCCTCCGTATAATGGTCGGATTGTGCAATTTACGGACCGGAAAGTCCATTGAGCTTGTGGGCCGCCATGGTCAATTTCTCGATGGGAGACCAGTTCGGGAGGAAAGAATGCGCACACAGGTCGTCATCATCGGCTCCGGCCCATCGGGACTGCTGCTTGGCCAGCTTCTGGCAGGAGCAGGCGTCGAGACCGTTATTCTCGACCGGGTCAGCAAGGATTATATCCTCGGCCGCGTCCGCGCCGGCGTGCTGGAAGAAGGCACCGTGCAGCTGATGGAAAAGGTTGGCGCGGATAAGCGCCTGCACCGGGAAGGCCTGCCGCATGACGGTTTTTCGCTGACCTTCGACGGCCGCGACCACCGCATCGATCTGTTCGATCTGACGGGCGGCAAACGCGTGATGGTCTATGGCCAGACCGAGGTGACCCATGATCTGATGGATGTGCGCGAGGCGGCGGGCCTCGTCACCATCTACGACGCCGCCAATGTCGAGCCGCATGATTTCGATGGCGCAAGCCCCTATGTAACCTATCAGAAAGACGGCGTAAGCCACCGGATCGATTGCGACTTCATCGCCGGCTGCGACGGCTTCCACGG
The DNA window shown above is from Agrobacterium tumefaciens and carries:
- a CDS encoding helix-turn-helix domain-containing protein, giving the protein MRVAANDGLYGDEAAQGTDFRFHCETLFSRSSLHRFEIGLHHHSAFLQILYIFGGEGDALLDGRIEPIRPPVAIIVPPGFEHGFRFSRDIGGVIVTMLPGALPASVQALLLRNFQQPVLLPLRDFTEKEGLRSGFERISAEYEVREIGRDAMIEGQLATVVSLLSRAARPLLETSGEGLAEQRFERLLSLIARHIREPQKAGFYARKLGLSETHLNRLVRSVSGLSLQRLIAKRQIEIAQQELVFTVSSVQMIAEGLGFADPAYFNRFFRRETGMTPRAWRLAEQRKMGDIGARLTPSQSQTSIRASSR